A window of the Roseburia sp. 831b genome harbors these coding sequences:
- a CDS encoding oligosaccharide flippase family protein, whose translation MKKIKNENTKNVFMVISSNLLTILIALFTGFVIPKQLSVADYAYYHVYMLYIAYAGFLHFGFVNGIYLKYGKYNEDELPIDKFRKFSKIMFAMQGIVVALLAVILLLTFRKMDSNNVIAYAFIIINIPLINIKWFYSSINQFTKRFVIDSYVTYLQNILTLLMVICIVVTHWYYFEVLLIFTTAINAVCMVIVMWQNKNIVWGKSILNVKEECVGLIKSGFFLMLSEFVGIIILGIDSIFVQNLFSIEEFAMYSFAVSIITVIYTMISTVSNLIYPYLVRVDENRYAEYYCLMSDVLSVISIFSLLAFYVAKFIIDIWLDKYTESIAITAILFGTVIFRSLIMLVCGNYFKVLKMIKEYTQNNVFAICISFLLDLLAYLFFHDYIYIAIASLISFIIWYVVTDWIFIRRLNIPLNGCVRRYVCIVFCLIAFYALLKVETIVSFFVYAVLALLICVICFKPQFVKVIEILKGGIKKARD comes from the coding sequence ATGAAAAAGATAAAAAATGAAAATACCAAGAATGTGTTCATGGTAATATCAAGTAATCTCTTGACAATACTGATTGCTTTGTTTACCGGGTTTGTAATTCCAAAACAATTGAGTGTAGCGGATTATGCATATTATCATGTATATATGTTATATATTGCCTATGCAGGATTTTTACATTTTGGATTTGTGAATGGAATCTATTTAAAGTATGGAAAATACAATGAAGATGAACTTCCAATCGATAAGTTCCGAAAGTTCAGTAAAATTATGTTTGCAATGCAAGGAATTGTGGTTGCTTTACTTGCAGTGATTTTGTTACTTACATTTAGAAAAATGGATAGTAACAATGTGATTGCGTATGCGTTTATTATTATCAATATACCGTTGATTAATATAAAATGGTTCTATTCTTCCATAAATCAGTTTACCAAAAGGTTTGTAATAGACAGCTATGTTACCTATTTACAAAATATATTGACATTACTTATGGTTATCTGCATTGTAGTGACACATTGGTACTATTTTGAAGTGCTTCTTATTTTTACAACAGCTATTAATGCGGTTTGCATGGTTATTGTCATGTGGCAGAATAAGAACATTGTGTGGGGAAAATCAATACTTAATGTGAAAGAAGAATGCGTTGGTTTGATTAAGAGTGGATTTTTCCTGATGTTAAGTGAATTTGTTGGAATCATTATTCTCGGAATCGATAGTATTTTTGTTCAGAACTTATTTAGTATTGAAGAATTTGCGATGTATTCATTTGCAGTATCTATTATTACAGTTATATATACAATGATTAGTACCGTTTCAAATCTGATATATCCTTATTTGGTACGGGTTGATGAAAATAGATATGCAGAATACTATTGTTTGATGAGTGATGTGCTATCTGTGATTTCAATATTTTCTCTGCTTGCATTTTATGTCGCAAAGTTCATTATAGATATATGGCTGGACAAGTATACGGAGAGTATTGCAATTACTGCAATTTTATTTGGAACAGTTATATTCCGATCCTTAATTATGCTTGTATGCGGTAACTATTTTAAGGTATTAAAAATGATTAAGGAATACACACAGAATAATGTGTTTGCAATTTGCATCTCATTTTTGTTAGATTTATTAGCATATTTATTTTTTCATGATTATATCTATATTGCCATTGCAAGTCTGATTTCATTCATTATATGGTATGTGGTAACAGATTGGATCTTTATTAGGAGATTAAATATACCATTAAATGGATGTGTGAGAAGATATGTATGCATTGTTTTCTGTTTAATAGCATTTTATGCCTTACTGAAAGTAGAGACAATAGTATCATTTTTTGTTTATGCAGTTTTAGCACTTTTAATATGTGTAATCTGTTTTAAACCACAATTTGTGAAAGTGATTGAAATATTAAAAGGTGGAATAAAAAAAGCTAGGGATTAA